In the Brachyhypopomus gauderio isolate BG-103 chromosome 4, BGAUD_0.2, whole genome shotgun sequence genome, one interval contains:
- the rnf17 gene encoding RING finger protein 17 isoform X1 — MDSAVVCNICGLQYTLPDDDAVENLPHALLCGHVFCVSCLHALESPQSVITCPECQLDTKLGEEGMDGLQVDSRIVGLIYTSKMNKRSSHGGRAWRGRRFRNPPSPPSPPAAHPMQSTGMVHDQEMVKVLDDALRKATKNLNTLHDQHQSLVQGIQAQQKKEKTRITKEIEDCIEKATDILHRRGGVLRSELSQLEQSFSAGQEACQRLEARHTRLSLAVQKARHVRQVPSLETYCHLDQVLETLQEPVDTESFDSSCLTLRSGLSCVLNVDSLTEAVQNCLKITDCSDELESEAPAPPGPAETPPSGRVRRGRSGERRRGRSGERRGRGSPRLSSSPESPLQDLQTWTPPHPADRQNTDHHPDVIIEEIIEEGDRGTERHAPEPKQRLKQKVQKKTRKAQQDRVPGAHQKALRAWVAITHVVDPTHFYVRYMAERKAGVALTRKIGQFCSDACSHFTVRDQLSTGMLVFVRWKDEMWCRALVSELFQEGCLEPVSQCPVSEVARLRVFFQDYGFSKALAVSCDGGLGGLNKGLRKADGLVQSDLHHWAPQAVRCSLKDVIPSDLVKGWSKEACQEMKRIIGSNAVEMQVLGEDGDTLLVDLKTPSMESTMNNTTFSLREHLVFMELARFYSPLAPSGGRRPLQFYPPVHPRLNTEFSAVVSHVNTPSDFYIQLVDNNEFLLLNSKLQDCYGSPRAESDLQIYCPVLAQACVALYNGKDWCRAVVTGFSGGQLVEVKYVDFGNKTTVSVKDLRQIKNEFFALPTMAVWCSLADVVSLENPWSHHAINVFRELTENKFVTVVATKHVSKHTAVPVCLFEVSEHSSEHLVSLGETLVREGLASFSRQVPLTEPSPLEKSVWDPPLVESGSAAVEPAVSEPLGPDLTGVQPNLTLPTSLKDLRVRVTHVTSPSNIFVQLVQSDAQLKRIHDALSREYLKSEPREVDWRAEMMCAANVNGVWERGTVCSVSGGVAKVVRCDFGNTVKLHMSNLRPLVPRLHGSLLLECCLGGIRPAGGRSTWTATACDFISYYLTGATAVMTIKDPSAARPVPVSLFCANRAGQDVNVADFLISEGLALRERRAKAATAPKPEAARPEDAGCGSGAGLACLDERASTSGDVACGESHRPPCTSPPKPAPRTTPPPERVQTQAYLPPELPPHGLTRMSVCAVSDDGVIYVMTPQAECEFERLQESLQQHIKTLPRLKPYNWKNVQGCAVMGPDLLWYRGQVQEVIGGHLKVRYVDQGVVENIPVCHVYPKVLCEDVPQLCVPCQIHGVIPVGRAWQWDAVALMKEFLLGRSLGVQVMELPEDPRGLVTVEIMLDGMPLSRIMVHHQHATVDPDVSSTEDYVVSAPVPNLDDWDINIEQGLEEPPVVLGVYSNLKLPDEGQRFQVQIKHVRTPNKVVLSLLKTSKCEDESLEEALNQVNSDPAGLTQLTDFPIEGPCLAEYSDGKYYRAKLLGLELNPSLRLLVRHVDFGSDDLLPPSKLRCLPPSLLRFPCEAVCVQLAGFKPPVDCGELERISYCPEWSMRSMLEMIDLLHGPLCAMVTAVKPKLTVQLYNADGTLVYVPLVEKGLAEYD, encoded by the exons ATGGACTCCGCGGTGGTTTGCAATATTTGCGGCTTGCAATACACATTACCCG ACGATGACGCGGTGGAGAACCTGCCGCACGCGCTCCTGTGCGGGCACGTGTTCTGCGTCTCGTGCCTGCACGCGCTGGAGTCTCCGCAGAGCGTCATCACGTGCCCGGAATGCCAG CTGGACACCAAACTTGGTGAGGAAGGGATGGATGGCCTGCAGGTCGATAGCAGGATAGTGGGACTCATCTATACGTCCAAGATGAACAAGAGAAG TTCCCATGGAGGACGCGCATGGAGAGGCCGACGATTTAGgaatcctccatctcctccatcccctccagCTGCCCATCCGATGCAGAGCACTGGAATGGTACAT gatCAAGAAATGGTAAAAGTTCTAGATGATGCCCTGCGTAAGGCCACAAAAAACCTTAACACACTTCATGACCAGCACCAG AGTCTAGTTCAAGGCATACAGGCTCAGCAGAAGAAGGAAAAGACTCGAATCACAAAGGAGATCGAGGACTGCATTGAAAAAGCAACTGACATATTGCACAGAAG AGGTGGTGTGCTGCGGTCTGAGCTGAGCCAGTTGGAGCAGTCCTTCTCTGCTGGCCAGGAGGCGTGTCAGAGGCTGGAGGCCAGACACACGAGGCTGTCGTTGGCCGTGCAGAAAGCACGACATGTCCGCCAGGTGCCTTCGCTGGAGACTTACTGCCATTTAGATCAG GTTCTGGAGACTCTGCAGGAACCTGTTGATACTGAATCATTCGACAGCAGTTGCCTGACTTTGCGTTCAGGACTCAG CTGCGTTCTCAATGTGGACAGTCTGACTGAGGCTGTGCAGAACTGTCTGAAGATCACAGACTGCAGTGATGAGTT GGAATCTGAGGCCCCAGCGCCTCCTGGCCCTGCGGAGACGCCCCCTAGTGGGCGGGTGAGGAGGGGCAGGtcaggggagaggaggagagggcgctcaggggagaggagagggcggGGCAGTCCTCGTCTGTCCAGCTCTCCTGAAAGCCCGCTGCAGGACCTGCAGACATGGACCCCTCCACaccctgcagacagacagaacacGGACCACCACCCCGATGTCATTATAGAGGAAATCATTGAGGAAGGAGACAGAGGTACAGAGAGacatg CCCCAGAGCCCAAGCAGAGACTGAAACAGAAGGTGCAGAAGAAAACCCGTAAGGCCCAGCAGGACAGGGTGCCTGGAGCCCATCAGAAAG CATTGCGTGCATGGGTTGCGATAACCCATGTGGTCGACCCAACACATTTCTACGTGCGGTACATGGCGGAGCGTAAAGCTGGAGTAGCGCTGACCAGGAAGATCGGCCAGTTCTGTTCTGATGCATGTAGCCACTTCACCGTCAGAGACCAGCTCAGCACGG GCATGTTGGTGTTTGTCAGATGGAAAGACGAGATGTGGTGTAGGGCCCTGGTGTCTGAGCTGTTCCAGGAAGGCTGTCTGGAGCCCGTTTCCCAGTGTCCTGTCTCCGAGGTTGCTCGTCTACGAGTGTTCTTCCAGGATTATGGCTTCTCAAAGGCACTCGCCgtctcatg TGATGGAGGTCTTGGCGGGCTGAACAAGGGTCTGCGGAAAGCTGATGGTTTGGTCCAGTCCGATCTGCACCACTGGGCTCCTCAGGCTGTTAGGTGCTCGCTTAAAGACGTCATTCCCTCGGACCTG gtaaAGGGCTGGAGCAAAGAGGCATGTCAGGAGATGAAGCGCATAATTGGTTCGAACGCTGTGGAGATGCAGGTGTTGGGTGAGGATGGAGACACCCTACTGGTGGATTTGAAGACACCATCCATGGAGAGTACCATGAACAACACCACTTTCTCTCTGAGGGAACACCTTGTGTTCATGGAGCTGGCCAG gttctaTTCCCCTCTTGCTCCCTCTGGAGGTAGAAGGCCTTTGCAGTTTTATCCACCTGTGCATCCCAGACTGAACACGGAGTTCAGTGCTGTGGTCTCTCATGTCAATACGCCATCAGACTTCTACATACAGCTA GTGGACAATAATGAGTTCCTGCTGCTGAACTCAAAACTGCAGGATTGCTACGGGTCTCCCAGAGCTGAGAGTGACCTGCAGATTTACTGTCCTGTTTTGGCTCAGGCCTGTGTCGCCCTGTACAACGGCAAAGACTGGTGCAGGGCTGTGGTtacag gctTCTCTGGTGGAcagctggtggaggtgaagtaTGTAGACTTTGGCAACAAAACAACTGTGTCTGTTAAAGACCTCAGACAGATAAAGAATGAGTTCTTTGCACTTCCAACCATG GCGGTGTGGTGTTCTCTAGCAGACGTAGTGAGCTTGGAGAACCCCTGGAGCCATCACGCCATCAACGTGTTTCGGGAACTGACGGAAAACAAATTCGTCACTGTAGTGGCAACAA agcACGTGTCCAAGCACACAGCAGTTCCCGTGTGTCTCTTTGAGGTCAGCGAGCATTCCTCTGAGCATCTAGTCAGCCTGGGAGAGACCTTGGTCAGGGAAGGGCTGGCCTCCTTCAGCAGACA AGTCCCGCTGACAGAACCGTCCCCACTGGAGAAATCCGTGTGGGATCCCCCGCTAGTGGAGAGCGGCTCGGCTGCAGTTGAGCCGGCGGTGAGCGAGCCACTCGGTCCTGACCTGACGGGGGTTCAGCCCAACCTGACCCTGCCCACCTCCCTCAAGGACCTGAGGGTCAGGGTCACCCATGTGACCTCTCCCAGCAACATCTTTGTGCAGCTCGTGCAGTCTGATGCCCAGCTGAAGAG GATTCATGACGCGCTTAGCAGAGAGTATTTGAAGTCTGAGCCACGGGAGGTGGATTGGAGAGCCGAGATGATGTGTGCGGCCAATGTCAACGGAGTCTGGGAGAGAGGAAcggtgtgcagtgtgtctggcGGTGTTGCCAAG GTGGTGCGCTGTGACTTTGGGAATACGGTGAAACTCCACATGAGTAACCTGAGGCCTCTGGTCCCGCGGCTGCACGGCTCGCTGCTTCTGGAGTGCTGCCTCGGCGGGATACG ACCTGCTGGCGGTCGGTCCACCTGGACGGCCACTGCTTGTGACTTCATCTCCTACTACCTGACCGGAGCTACAGCCGTAATGACCATCAAG GATCCGTCTGCTGCCAGACCGGTACCAGTCTCTCTGTTCTGCGCTAACCGAGCAGGCCAGGACGTTAATGTCGCAGACTTCCTCATCAGTGAGGGACTCGCCCTGAGGGAGAGGAGAGCCAA AGCTGCCACTGCGCCCAAACCAGAGGCGGCCCGGCCGGAGGACGCCGGCTGTGGGTCAGGAGCCGGTCTGGCGTGTCTGGATGAGCGTGCGTCGACCTCTGGAGATGTTGCGTGTGGGGAGAGTCATCGCCCTCCTTGCACCTCTCCACCCAAACCTGCCCCTcgcaccacccctcccccagagAGAGTGCAGACGCAGGCCTACCTGCCCCCGGAGCTGCCCCCGCACGGACTCACCCGCATGAGCGTCTGTGCCGTGTCCGACGACGGGGTCATCTACGTCATGACCCCACAGGCCG agtgtGAGTTTGAGCGCTTGCAGGAGTCTCTGCAGCAGCACATTAAGACTCTTCCTCGACTGAAGCCCTACAACTGGAAGAACGTTCAGGGATGTGCCGTCATGGGCCCTGACCTGCTGTGGTACCGCGGACAGGTCCAGGAAGTCATTGGAGGTCACTTGAAG GTGCGATACGTGGATCAGGGAGTTGTGGAGAACATTCCCGTCTGCCACGTGTATCCTAAGGTGCTGTGTGAGGATGTTCCTCAGCTCTGTGTGCCCTGTCAGATACACGGAGTGATTCCG gTAGGGAGGGCGTGGCAGTGGGACGCCGTGGCCCTGATGAAGGAGTTCTTGCTTGGCCGTTCTCTGGGCGTGCAGGTCATG gaaCTGCCGGAGGACCCGCGAGGCTTGGTTACCGTGGAGATTATGCTGGACGGGATGCCGCTGAGCAGGATCATGGTGCATCACCAACATGCCACAGTCGACCCTGACGTTAGCAGCAccgag GATTATGTAGTGAGCGCTCCAGTGCCAAATTTGGATGACTGGGATATAAACATAGAG CAGGGCCTGGAGGAGCCCCCAGTTGTTTTAGGGGTGTATAGTAACCTCAAACTCCCAGATGAAGGCCAACGCTTCCAGGTTCAGATTAAGCATGTCCGCACCCCCAACAAG GTGGTCCTGAGTTTGTTGAAAACAAGTAAGTGTGAGGACGAGTCTCTGGAGGAAGCCCTGAATCAAGTGAATAGTGACCCTGCTGGGCTGACCCAGCTCACAGACTTCCCCATCG aaggtcCATGTTTAGCAGAGTACAGCGACGGTAAATACTACCGTGCAAAGCTGTTGGGTTTGGAACTCAACCCCAGCCTCAGACTTCTAGTGAGACATGTGGACTTTGGCTCAGATGATCTTCTACCACCATCCAA gttgcGCTGTCTCCCCCCGTCCCTCCTCCGTTTCCCGTGTGaggcggtgtgtgtgcagttggcGGGCTTCAAGCCGCCGGTTGACTGTGGGGAGCTGGAGCGTATTTCCTACTGTCCCGAGTGGAGCATGCGCTCCATGTTGGAGATGATCGACCTCCTGCATGGCCCCCTCTGCGCTATGGTGACG GCAGTGAAGCCCAAGCTGACCGTGCAGCTATACAACGCAGATGGTACTTTGGTGTACGTTCCTCTGGTGGAGAAGGGCCTGGCGGAATACGACTGA
- the rnf17 gene encoding RING finger protein 17 isoform X2 — protein MDSAVVCNICGLQYTLPDDDAVENLPHALLCGHVFCVSCLHALESPQSVITCPECQLDTKLGEEGMDGLQVDSRIVGLIYTSKMNKRSSHGGRAWRGRRFRNPPSPPSPPAAHPMQSTGMVHDQEMVKVLDDALRKATKNLNTLHDQHQSLVQGIQAQQKKEKTRITKEIEDCIEKATDILHRRGGVLRSELSQLEQSFSAGQEACQRLEARHTRLSLAVQKARHVRQVPSLETYCHLDQVLETLQEPVDTESFDSSCLTLRSGLSCVLNVDSLTEAVQNCLKITDCSDELESEAPAPPGPAETPPSGRVRRGRSGERRRGRSGERRGRGSPRLSSSPESPLQDLQTWTPPHPADRQNTDHHPDVIIEEIIEEGDRGTERHAPEPKQRLKQKVQKKTRKAQQDRVPGAHQKALRAWVAITHVVDPTHFYVRYMAERKAGVALTRKIGQFCSDACSHFTVRDQLSTGMLVFVRWKDEMWCRALVSELFQEGCLEPVSQCPVSEVARLRVFFQDYGFSKALAVSCDGGLGGLNKGLRKADGLVQSDLHHWAPQAVRCSLKDVIPSDLVKGWSKEACQEMKRIIGSNAVEMQVLGEDGDTLLVDLKTPSMESTMNNTTFSLREHLVFMELARFYSPLAPSGGRRPLQFYPPVHPRLNTEFSAVVSHVNTPSDFYIQLVDNNEFLLLNSKLQDCYGSPRAESDLQIYCPVLAQACVALYNGKDWCRAVVTGFSGGQLVEVKYVDFGNKTTVSVKDLRQIKNEFFALPTMAVWCSLADVVSLENPWSHHAINVFRELTENKFVTVVATKHVSKHTAVPVCLFEVSEHSSEHLVSLGETLVREGLASFSRQVPLTEPSPLEKSVWDPPLVESGSAAVEPAVSEPLGPDLTGVQPNLTLPTSLKDLRVRVTHVTSPSNIFVQLVQSDAQLKRIHDALSREYLKSEPREVDWRAEMMCAANVNGVWERGTVCSVSGGVAKVVRCDFGNTVKLHMSNLRPLVPRLHGSLLLECCLGGIRPAGGRSTWTATACDFISYYLTGATAVMTIKDPSAARPVPVSLFCANRAGQDVNVADFLISEGLALRERRAKAATAPKPEAARPEDAGCGSGAGLACLDERASTSGDVACGESHRPPCTSPPKPAPRTTPPPERVQTQAYLPPELPPHGLTRMSVCAVSDDGVIYVMTPQAECEFERLQESLQQHIKTLPRLKPYNWKNVQGCAVMGPDLLWYRGQVQEVIGGHLKVRYVDQGVVENIPVCHVYPKVLCEDVPQLCVPCQIHGVIPVGRAWQWDAVALMKEFLLGRSLGVQVMELPEDPRGLVTVEIMLDGMPLSRIMVHHQHATVDPDVSSTEDYVVSAPVPNLDDWDINIEGLEEPPVVLGVYSNLKLPDEGQRFQVQIKHVRTPNKVVLSLLKTSKCEDESLEEALNQVNSDPAGLTQLTDFPIEGPCLAEYSDGKYYRAKLLGLELNPSLRLLVRHVDFGSDDLLPPSKLRCLPPSLLRFPCEAVCVQLAGFKPPVDCGELERISYCPEWSMRSMLEMIDLLHGPLCAMVTAVKPKLTVQLYNADGTLVYVPLVEKGLAEYD, from the exons ATGGACTCCGCGGTGGTTTGCAATATTTGCGGCTTGCAATACACATTACCCG ACGATGACGCGGTGGAGAACCTGCCGCACGCGCTCCTGTGCGGGCACGTGTTCTGCGTCTCGTGCCTGCACGCGCTGGAGTCTCCGCAGAGCGTCATCACGTGCCCGGAATGCCAG CTGGACACCAAACTTGGTGAGGAAGGGATGGATGGCCTGCAGGTCGATAGCAGGATAGTGGGACTCATCTATACGTCCAAGATGAACAAGAGAAG TTCCCATGGAGGACGCGCATGGAGAGGCCGACGATTTAGgaatcctccatctcctccatcccctccagCTGCCCATCCGATGCAGAGCACTGGAATGGTACAT gatCAAGAAATGGTAAAAGTTCTAGATGATGCCCTGCGTAAGGCCACAAAAAACCTTAACACACTTCATGACCAGCACCAG AGTCTAGTTCAAGGCATACAGGCTCAGCAGAAGAAGGAAAAGACTCGAATCACAAAGGAGATCGAGGACTGCATTGAAAAAGCAACTGACATATTGCACAGAAG AGGTGGTGTGCTGCGGTCTGAGCTGAGCCAGTTGGAGCAGTCCTTCTCTGCTGGCCAGGAGGCGTGTCAGAGGCTGGAGGCCAGACACACGAGGCTGTCGTTGGCCGTGCAGAAAGCACGACATGTCCGCCAGGTGCCTTCGCTGGAGACTTACTGCCATTTAGATCAG GTTCTGGAGACTCTGCAGGAACCTGTTGATACTGAATCATTCGACAGCAGTTGCCTGACTTTGCGTTCAGGACTCAG CTGCGTTCTCAATGTGGACAGTCTGACTGAGGCTGTGCAGAACTGTCTGAAGATCACAGACTGCAGTGATGAGTT GGAATCTGAGGCCCCAGCGCCTCCTGGCCCTGCGGAGACGCCCCCTAGTGGGCGGGTGAGGAGGGGCAGGtcaggggagaggaggagagggcgctcaggggagaggagagggcggGGCAGTCCTCGTCTGTCCAGCTCTCCTGAAAGCCCGCTGCAGGACCTGCAGACATGGACCCCTCCACaccctgcagacagacagaacacGGACCACCACCCCGATGTCATTATAGAGGAAATCATTGAGGAAGGAGACAGAGGTACAGAGAGacatg CCCCAGAGCCCAAGCAGAGACTGAAACAGAAGGTGCAGAAGAAAACCCGTAAGGCCCAGCAGGACAGGGTGCCTGGAGCCCATCAGAAAG CATTGCGTGCATGGGTTGCGATAACCCATGTGGTCGACCCAACACATTTCTACGTGCGGTACATGGCGGAGCGTAAAGCTGGAGTAGCGCTGACCAGGAAGATCGGCCAGTTCTGTTCTGATGCATGTAGCCACTTCACCGTCAGAGACCAGCTCAGCACGG GCATGTTGGTGTTTGTCAGATGGAAAGACGAGATGTGGTGTAGGGCCCTGGTGTCTGAGCTGTTCCAGGAAGGCTGTCTGGAGCCCGTTTCCCAGTGTCCTGTCTCCGAGGTTGCTCGTCTACGAGTGTTCTTCCAGGATTATGGCTTCTCAAAGGCACTCGCCgtctcatg TGATGGAGGTCTTGGCGGGCTGAACAAGGGTCTGCGGAAAGCTGATGGTTTGGTCCAGTCCGATCTGCACCACTGGGCTCCTCAGGCTGTTAGGTGCTCGCTTAAAGACGTCATTCCCTCGGACCTG gtaaAGGGCTGGAGCAAAGAGGCATGTCAGGAGATGAAGCGCATAATTGGTTCGAACGCTGTGGAGATGCAGGTGTTGGGTGAGGATGGAGACACCCTACTGGTGGATTTGAAGACACCATCCATGGAGAGTACCATGAACAACACCACTTTCTCTCTGAGGGAACACCTTGTGTTCATGGAGCTGGCCAG gttctaTTCCCCTCTTGCTCCCTCTGGAGGTAGAAGGCCTTTGCAGTTTTATCCACCTGTGCATCCCAGACTGAACACGGAGTTCAGTGCTGTGGTCTCTCATGTCAATACGCCATCAGACTTCTACATACAGCTA GTGGACAATAATGAGTTCCTGCTGCTGAACTCAAAACTGCAGGATTGCTACGGGTCTCCCAGAGCTGAGAGTGACCTGCAGATTTACTGTCCTGTTTTGGCTCAGGCCTGTGTCGCCCTGTACAACGGCAAAGACTGGTGCAGGGCTGTGGTtacag gctTCTCTGGTGGAcagctggtggaggtgaagtaTGTAGACTTTGGCAACAAAACAACTGTGTCTGTTAAAGACCTCAGACAGATAAAGAATGAGTTCTTTGCACTTCCAACCATG GCGGTGTGGTGTTCTCTAGCAGACGTAGTGAGCTTGGAGAACCCCTGGAGCCATCACGCCATCAACGTGTTTCGGGAACTGACGGAAAACAAATTCGTCACTGTAGTGGCAACAA agcACGTGTCCAAGCACACAGCAGTTCCCGTGTGTCTCTTTGAGGTCAGCGAGCATTCCTCTGAGCATCTAGTCAGCCTGGGAGAGACCTTGGTCAGGGAAGGGCTGGCCTCCTTCAGCAGACA AGTCCCGCTGACAGAACCGTCCCCACTGGAGAAATCCGTGTGGGATCCCCCGCTAGTGGAGAGCGGCTCGGCTGCAGTTGAGCCGGCGGTGAGCGAGCCACTCGGTCCTGACCTGACGGGGGTTCAGCCCAACCTGACCCTGCCCACCTCCCTCAAGGACCTGAGGGTCAGGGTCACCCATGTGACCTCTCCCAGCAACATCTTTGTGCAGCTCGTGCAGTCTGATGCCCAGCTGAAGAG GATTCATGACGCGCTTAGCAGAGAGTATTTGAAGTCTGAGCCACGGGAGGTGGATTGGAGAGCCGAGATGATGTGTGCGGCCAATGTCAACGGAGTCTGGGAGAGAGGAAcggtgtgcagtgtgtctggcGGTGTTGCCAAG GTGGTGCGCTGTGACTTTGGGAATACGGTGAAACTCCACATGAGTAACCTGAGGCCTCTGGTCCCGCGGCTGCACGGCTCGCTGCTTCTGGAGTGCTGCCTCGGCGGGATACG ACCTGCTGGCGGTCGGTCCACCTGGACGGCCACTGCTTGTGACTTCATCTCCTACTACCTGACCGGAGCTACAGCCGTAATGACCATCAAG GATCCGTCTGCTGCCAGACCGGTACCAGTCTCTCTGTTCTGCGCTAACCGAGCAGGCCAGGACGTTAATGTCGCAGACTTCCTCATCAGTGAGGGACTCGCCCTGAGGGAGAGGAGAGCCAA AGCTGCCACTGCGCCCAAACCAGAGGCGGCCCGGCCGGAGGACGCCGGCTGTGGGTCAGGAGCCGGTCTGGCGTGTCTGGATGAGCGTGCGTCGACCTCTGGAGATGTTGCGTGTGGGGAGAGTCATCGCCCTCCTTGCACCTCTCCACCCAAACCTGCCCCTcgcaccacccctcccccagagAGAGTGCAGACGCAGGCCTACCTGCCCCCGGAGCTGCCCCCGCACGGACTCACCCGCATGAGCGTCTGTGCCGTGTCCGACGACGGGGTCATCTACGTCATGACCCCACAGGCCG agtgtGAGTTTGAGCGCTTGCAGGAGTCTCTGCAGCAGCACATTAAGACTCTTCCTCGACTGAAGCCCTACAACTGGAAGAACGTTCAGGGATGTGCCGTCATGGGCCCTGACCTGCTGTGGTACCGCGGACAGGTCCAGGAAGTCATTGGAGGTCACTTGAAG GTGCGATACGTGGATCAGGGAGTTGTGGAGAACATTCCCGTCTGCCACGTGTATCCTAAGGTGCTGTGTGAGGATGTTCCTCAGCTCTGTGTGCCCTGTCAGATACACGGAGTGATTCCG gTAGGGAGGGCGTGGCAGTGGGACGCCGTGGCCCTGATGAAGGAGTTCTTGCTTGGCCGTTCTCTGGGCGTGCAGGTCATG gaaCTGCCGGAGGACCCGCGAGGCTTGGTTACCGTGGAGATTATGCTGGACGGGATGCCGCTGAGCAGGATCATGGTGCATCACCAACATGCCACAGTCGACCCTGACGTTAGCAGCAccgag GATTATGTAGTGAGCGCTCCAGTGCCAAATTTGGATGACTGGGATATAAACATAGAG GGCCTGGAGGAGCCCCCAGTTGTTTTAGGGGTGTATAGTAACCTCAAACTCCCAGATGAAGGCCAACGCTTCCAGGTTCAGATTAAGCATGTCCGCACCCCCAACAAG GTGGTCCTGAGTTTGTTGAAAACAAGTAAGTGTGAGGACGAGTCTCTGGAGGAAGCCCTGAATCAAGTGAATAGTGACCCTGCTGGGCTGACCCAGCTCACAGACTTCCCCATCG aaggtcCATGTTTAGCAGAGTACAGCGACGGTAAATACTACCGTGCAAAGCTGTTGGGTTTGGAACTCAACCCCAGCCTCAGACTTCTAGTGAGACATGTGGACTTTGGCTCAGATGATCTTCTACCACCATCCAA gttgcGCTGTCTCCCCCCGTCCCTCCTCCGTTTCCCGTGTGaggcggtgtgtgtgcagttggcGGGCTTCAAGCCGCCGGTTGACTGTGGGGAGCTGGAGCGTATTTCCTACTGTCCCGAGTGGAGCATGCGCTCCATGTTGGAGATGATCGACCTCCTGCATGGCCCCCTCTGCGCTATGGTGACG GCAGTGAAGCCCAAGCTGACCGTGCAGCTATACAACGCAGATGGTACTTTGGTGTACGTTCCTCTGGTGGAGAAGGGCCTGGCGGAATACGACTGA